A stretch of the Esox lucius isolate fEsoLuc1 chromosome 2, fEsoLuc1.pri, whole genome shotgun sequence genome encodes the following:
- the LOC117595407 gene encoding uncharacterized protein LOC117595407 has protein sequence MRGGGIPRAARTVVSDEIRATIIDHVINHGLSLREAGERVQPNLSRSTVASIIRIFQQTNRMQRLPPSGGRGKLLNNDQELAIVEMVVANNAIKLHEIKTRIVEDHEIFANIESISLTTITRTLSKHRVRMKQLYTVPFERNSERVKELRRQYVQRVMELEANQAPHEFIYIDEAGFNLSKRRRRGRNIIWKRATVDPWMLDAGISQFKIAKGGSDIPSGFIPGASP, from the exons ATGCGTGGTGGTGGCATTCCAAGGGCTGCAAGAACAGTAGTCAGTGATGAAATTCGTGCCACTATCATTGACCATGTAATCAACCACGGTCTCTCACTAAGAGAGGCTGGTGAAAGAGTCCAACCCAATTTGAGTCGGTCAACGGTTGCCTCCATTATTCGCATCTttcaacaaaccaacag AATGCAACGTCTTCCACCCTCTGGGGGAAGAGGAAAGCTCCTCAATAATGATCAAGAGCTTGCCATTGTAGAAATGGTTGTTgcaaataatgcaattaaacTGCATGAAATCAAAACTAGAATTGTGGAGGACCATGAGATATTTGCCAATATAGAAAGCATCAGCCTCACAACCATTACGCGGACATTGTCCAAACACCGAGTGCGGATGAAGCAGCTCTACACTGTTCCCTTTgaaaggaacagtgagagagtCAAGGAGCTACGACGACAATATGTCCAG AGAGTTATGGAATTGGAAGCCAACCAGGCCCCTCATGAATTCATTTACATCGATGAGGCAGGATTCAATCTGTCCAAAAGGCGTCGACGTGGACGAAATATAATTTGGAAAAGGGCCACAGTTgat CCATGGATGCTGGATGCAGGGATATCACAGTTCAAGATTGCCAAGGGTGGATCCGACATACCAAGCGGTTTTATCCCAGGTGCATCGCCTTAG